GTGCTCCCCCCCGGCGTCCGTAACAGCTCTTCGCTGACCGGCGAGACGTAGGTGAACCGGCCGTCGGTATCCGTCCGGAAGATGCCGTCCGGGCTGAGCTCGGCCATCTCGCGGAACTGCTGGTCGCGCTCGCGTTCCCGCCCCTCGGCCGCCTGGCGCTGAATCGCGGTCCCGAGGATGGCCGCGACGTTCTCGACGAAGGTGACGTCCTGGTCGGTGAACGGACGGTCGGCCGGTCCGAACGCAGTCAGGGCTCCCCATCGTTGGTCGGTGGGCCCTACGACGACACCGATACCCCTGGTGTCGCTGCTGGCGACCTGTCGTTGGAGCGTGCCGGCGGTGTCGACCGGGAGGTCGTCGAGGAAGACGGCGTGGCCCTGCTCCAGTGCGGACCGCGCCAGTGTGGCGGCTCGTGCCTCGTCCACCGCCGGGGCAGCCGTCGGAGTACCGTGGGCGCTCGTGACGGCGCTGAGTCCGCCATCTCGCGACCGCTGCTCGAAGACCCAGCCCGACTCGCAGTCGAGTCGGTCGGCGACGAGCGCTATCGCCTCCTCGAGTAGCGCCGCCCTGTCGCCGCTCTCGAGCGCGCGGTATCCCAGCTGTGCGATGGCCTCGTGCTGGCGCGTCCGCCGCGCCAGGTCCCTGGACGTCTGATATCGTGCTACGGCGTTCTTGATGCGGTTGGCGAGCACGGTGTACTGGTCGGCCCCGACCGTCTTCTGGACGTAATCGGTCACGCCGGTCGCGATGGCCTCGCTGGCGACGGCCTCGGACCCGCGGCCGGTAAACAGGATGAACGGGAGGTCCGGGAACTCCGCCCGAACGGCCTCGAGGAACTCGATACCGTCCGACCCGGGCATGTCGTAGTCGCTGACGACGCAGTCGACGGGGACGCTCGCCAGGACCTCGTGGCCCTCGCTGGCGCTGGTCGCCGTCAGGACCGAACAGTCGAACGCTCGCTGCAGCAGGGGCTCGCTCGTCTCGAGGAGTGCGGGGTCGTCGTCGACGTGGAGAACGGTAGTGTGGGGGGGCATAGAGCGTCTCGTGGCGTGGCGGCCCACAGCGCGAGCCGCCGTGTATCGCCGCCGTCGTTACCGACCGGTCACCATGGACCGACAGGTGAGGATGCCGTCGGCGGTGATTCTGAGCTGGTAGTCGTCGTAGGAGAACTGGACCTGGACGGACTGGTCGGTGTTCCGGTCGAACGACCCGGTGAGGAGTCGCGAGAGCGCGTCCGAGTCGACGACGTCGTACAGCGGCGGGAACTCGAGCACGTCGCGGTCGGCGTGTTCCGCGAGCGCCCGGACGATGGCGCTCCCCACGTCCGTCTCGTGGTCCCACGAGAAGTTGCCGAGCACGTTCCACTCCTCGCCCGCGCCGTCCGCCTCGAGTGTCCTGCTGGTCGTCGTCACCTCTCGAACCGCGGCCGCGAGCGTCTCGAGCGACGCGCCGGCGTTGCCCTGGTCCCCCTTCCGGAGGTACCGCTCGACCTTCTTGACCGGGAGGGCGTCGCGCTCGCTCCCCGAGTACAGAATCGTCCGCAGCTCGGGGTACCTCTCCTTGGCCACCGACACGAACGACCGCCCGTCCTCGGTCCTGATGCCGTCGCTGACGAGACAGTCGACCGGCGTCGACATCAGCGTCTCGAGCGCTTCCTCTGCCGACCCCGCGCCCACCGGTGTAACCTCCGCGCTACGACCGAAGAAATCGACGTACAGCTCCAACTCAAGCGGTTCGTCGTCGACGAAAAGCACCGTCGTTGATCTACCCTGTTCCATACGACCGGTTCGATAGTCACTGAGATAACTCTTTGCGTTACGTCCCAGTTACGCTCTATCTGGCGGTGATACGGCGCCGTTAGCGGTGTTCTTCGACGGCGTCCGCCGCGGCTTCGAGCGTGAACGCCCCCTGGTACAGCGCGCTGCCGACGACGACGGCGGCGGCGCCGGTGTCTGCCAGTTCGAGCACGTCGTCGATAGTCGCGACGCCCCCGCTCGCCACCACCGGGATGTCGACGGCTTCGACCACGTTCCGGACCGGCTCGGTCCGCACGCCTTCGAGCTGGCCTTCGACGTCGACGTCGGTAAAGAGGATGCCGCCGGCCCCCAGCTCCGCGTACCGCTGGGCGGCCCTGGCGGGGTCCAGTCCGGTGCCTTCGGTCCAGCCGGCGACGACGACCTCGCCGTCTTTCGCGTCCAGGCTCACCAGCACACTCCCGGGGTGTTCGGCACTGATCGCTTCGACGATGTCGGGGTTCTCGATGGCGGCGGTCCCGAGGATGACGCGGTCGACGCCGCGGTCCAGCAGCGAGACGGCGTCCTCGACGGTGCGGATGCCACCGCCGAGTTGCACGTCGACGTCCGCCCCGACCGCGTCGAGGACGGCGTCTATCGCGTCGGCGTTCTGTCGCTCGCCCTCGAACGCCCCGTCGAGGTCGACGAGATGCAGCGTCCGCGCGCCCGCGTCGACCCACCGCTGTGCCGCCTCGACGGGGTCGCCGTACGTCTTCCCGGTGCCACGCTCGCCGCCGACCAGCTGGACGACCTGCCCGTCTTGCATGTCGACGGCGGGGACGACCTCGAATTCGGGGAACATGCGCGACCGTCCGACCGGGCGCGTCGAAAGCGTGTCGGTCCCAGGCCGTCGCCGCGCTCTTCTCACCTAAACCCCCGTGGTGTGTCTCCGACCCGTCCGACTGCAGTCTGCCACTTTCACTTTCACCCTCCTGTTAACGAGCCTTTATCACCCCGGACGCACAAGCCACGTCCATGTCCGCAAGTGAGGACCTCGAAGACCTGCCGGGCGTCGGTCCGGCGACGGCAGAGAAGCTCAAAGAGAACGGGTTCGACTCCTACCAGGGAATCGCAGTCGCCTCACCCGGCGAGCTGTCGAACACGGCCGACATCGGCGAGTCGTCGGCCGCCGACATCATCAACGCCGCCCGCGAGGCCGCCGACATCGGTGGCTTCGAGACCGGTTCGACCGTGCTCGAACGCCGCGAGCAGATCGGCAAGTTGACCTGGGGCGTCGAGGAGGTCGACGAACTGCTCGGTGGTGGCATCGAGACCCAGTCCATCACCGAGGTGTACGGCGAGTTCGGGGCCGGCAAGTCCCAGGTGACACACCAGATCGCCGTCACGGTCCAGACGCCGGCCGAGCACGGCGGCCTCGAAGGGAGTGCCATCTTCATCGACTCCGAGGACACGTTCCGCCCCGAGCGAATCGAGCAGATGGTCCGCGGCCTCGACGACGAGGTCATGGAGGACACGATGGTCCTGCACGGCATCGCCGAGGAGGGCGAGGCCGACGCCACCGACGAGGCGCTGTTCGACGCGCTCGTCGAGTCGATGCTCGACAAGATCCACGTCGCGAAGGCGTTCAACTCCAACCACCAGATTCTGCTGGCCGAGAAGGCCCAGGAGATCGCCAGCCAGTCCCAGGACGAGGAGTTCCCCGTCCGCCTGCTCGCGGTCGACTCGTTGACCGCTCACTTCCGCGCCGAGTACGTCGGCCGTGGTGAGCTGGCCGACCGCCAGCAGAAGCTCAACAAGCACCTCCACGACCTGATGCGCGTGGGCGACCTCAACAACACCGCCGTCGTCGTCACGAACCAGGTGGCGTCGAACCCCGACTCCTTCTTCGGCGACCCGACCCAGCCCATCGGCGGCAACATCCTCGGTCACACCTCCACGTTCCGGATGTACCTCCGCAAGTCCAAGGGTAACAAGCGCATCGTCAAGCTCGTCGACGCGCCGAACCTCCCCGACGGCGAGGCCGTCATGCGCGTCGAGGAAGGCGGCCTGATGGACGAGTAGGCCCGCGACCGGCCATTGGCGACATGCGTCACTTTTTATCCCCACACTCCTAACGGTGGGCAAGTGACCGACGTTCCGACCGACCGGACCCGCCTCGTCGAGGCGGCGTTCGACGAGCTTCCAGACCAGGTCGCCGTTCTCGACGCCGAGGGAGTAATCCGGCTGACGAACCACTCGTGGGACACCTTCGGGTTCGAGAACGGCGTCGACGGCGACGTCGATATGGTCGGCCAGAACTACCTGACGGTCTGTCGCGACTCGCCCGACGAGATGTCGACGGACGTCGCCGACGGGATTGAGTCGGTCATCGAGGGAGACGCCGAGGAGTTCTCGCTGGAGTACCCGTGTCATACGCCCGACGAGCGGCGCTGGTTCACCGTTCGTGTGACCCCGTTCGAACTGGACGGCGAGTCACTCGTCCTCGTCGTCCACACCGACGTCACCGAGCGGCACCTGGCCGAGGCGAGCGTCACCGAGCGCAACGAACTGCTGGAACAGGTCGCCGGGATTCTCAGCCACGACCTCCGCAACCCGTTGTCGGTGGCGCTCGCACACGCCGAGATGGCCGTGAGCGGCGAAGCACCCGACGAGGACCACGCGGCCGACGTCCTGGAGTCGCTCCAGCGGATGAACGACATCATCGACGACGCGCTCATGCTCGCCCGTGGGACCGAACCCACCGAGCTGGACGACGTGGACCTCGAATCGACGGCCCGGGACGCCTGGGACCAGGTGTCGACCGATGGTGCGCAACTCACCGTCACGGGGACGATGCTGGTCGGGGCCGACGAGAGCCTCCTGGCCCAGCTGTTCGAGAACCTCTTTCGAAACGCCGTGGAACACGGCGCGACGGCCGAGCGTGGGGCCGACGACCTGACGGTGACTGTCGAACCCCGCGACGACGGATTCGCCGTCGCCGACGACGGGCAGGGCATCCCCGACGCGAAACTCGACCAGGTGTTCGAGCCCGGGTTCTCGACGAACAAGGACGACGGCGGCACCGGACTCGGCCTGCCCATCGTCAAGCGAATCGCCGACGCCCACGGCTGGACCGTCCGTGCGGAGGCCGCGCCGGACGGCGGCGCGATGTTCGCCGTCAATGTATGAGTTCTCCCGCGTCGGACGTCACCGACGCTAGTCTTCGCTACCTGTGACCGGGTCGCTCAGGGCCGTGTCTAACCCCTTCGTTTCGTGTCCACCACCGCGCCGTCCGGCGTCTTTCACCCGTCTGACGAACCGGAGTGAAAGTGGTGTGGATGATACCGAACCGCAAGACGGCGGAACATCTCCTGGTGAAACGGAGGGGTTCGGCGTGAAAACCGCGAGACGTGGGTGAGATTCGACCCGTGACCGGGGGCTAGCGCGTCGCCTGCAGATTCGGGGCTTTCCCTGCCGGGTCAGTCGCCGGCGGACTTCATGCCCGTGCCGTCCAGGTCCGCACCGCCCACCGACGACCGCAGGGCGTCCATGCCGTCGTCCCGGTCGATACCGAAGTTGTCGGCGTACAGCGCCTGGACGCGGTCGTACTCCTCGTCGCTGAGCGGCGGCGTGTCGGGGGCCGCCGCCCACTCGTCGATATCGTCTGTCGTCCGGAACGTCGGCGTCACCGAGGCCATCTCGTCGTGGTAGAGGAGCCACTGGATGGCCGCCTGGCCCAGCGTACGCTCGCCGTCGCGTTCAAGGAATCTGATGGATTCCACCTTCTCCCACCCGGTCTCGTACCACTCGCTCGGGCGGTGCGCGCGGTGGTCACCCTTGCCCAGCTCGGTCTCGGGCGTGACCTGCTCGTTGAGCAGGCCCGAGGAGTGGGGCACGCGAGCGATGACGGAGGTGTCGGCCTCGTGCTCGCGGATGGTGTCGAGGAAGTGCTGGCCGGGGGTCTGCTCGAAGAGGTTGAAGACGGTCTGGACGACGTCGAACTCCTCGGCGACGGCGGCGTCCCCCTCCGCGAGCCAGCCGATGGATGGGCCGAGCGCCCAGCCGACGGCGTCGACTTTCCCCGCATCGCGAAGGTCGTCGAGCGTCGCCAGGACGTCCTCGTCGACCTCGTCGACGTTGGCGTTGTGGAGCATCAGCAGGTCGACGTGGTCCATGTCGAGGCGGTCGAGCGAGCGGTCGAGCGCCGTCTCGATCCACTCGGGCGTGACCTTCTTGGGCAACTCGCCGTGGCCGGCCTGCGGGTTGTTGTAGAAATCGTAGCCCACCTTCGTGGAGACGGTGACCTCGTCGCGGCGGTCGGCGAGTGCCTCGCCGATGATCTCCTCGCTGTCGCCGTGGCCGTAGACGTCGCCCGTGTCGAAGAACGTCACGCCCTGGTCGACCGCGTGCTCGACCATCTCGACGGCGTCCTCGCGCGTCCGGTCGCCCCACCAGTCGGTCCCGACGACCCAGGCCCCGAAGCCCACTTCGGAGACCTCCACGTCCGTGTTTCCGAGTGTCCGGTAGTTCATACCCCCAGTTACGGCGCTGCGCACTTAGCCATCTTGGTTCTCGGGCCGGTCGCTCGCGTCGGCGGTGCGCCGGAGCGTCGGCGTCGCGACGGCTTCGAGCACCGCGACAGCGCCGTACTCGCGGCGGACCCACCAGGCGAGCGCGCCCGACCCGACCACCAGCAGCGGAAGGGCGACGAGCCCACCCTCGGGGCCGAACGACCCGCCGGTCACCAGCGGGAGGCCCGTCGTCTCTGTGCCGA
This DNA window, taken from Haloarcula ordinaria, encodes the following:
- a CDS encoding sensor histidine kinase, with protein sequence MTDVPTDRTRLVEAAFDELPDQVAVLDAEGVIRLTNHSWDTFGFENGVDGDVDMVGQNYLTVCRDSPDEMSTDVADGIESVIEGDAEEFSLEYPCHTPDERRWFTVRVTPFELDGESLVLVVHTDVTERHLAEASVTERNELLEQVAGILSHDLRNPLSVALAHAEMAVSGEAPDEDHAADVLESLQRMNDIIDDALMLARGTEPTELDDVDLESTARDAWDQVSTDGAQLTVTGTMLVGADESLLAQLFENLFRNAVEHGATAERGADDLTVTVEPRDDGFAVADDGQGIPDAKLDQVFEPGFSTNKDDGGTGLGLPIVKRIADAHGWTVRAEAAPDGGAMFAVNV
- a CDS encoding aldo/keto reductase, yielding MNYRTLGNTDVEVSEVGFGAWVVGTDWWGDRTREDAVEMVEHAVDQGVTFFDTGDVYGHGDSEEIIGEALADRRDEVTVSTKVGYDFYNNPQAGHGELPKKVTPEWIETALDRSLDRLDMDHVDLLMLHNANVDEVDEDVLATLDDLRDAGKVDAVGWALGPSIGWLAEGDAAVAEEFDVVQTVFNLFEQTPGQHFLDTIREHEADTSVIARVPHSSGLLNEQVTPETELGKGDHRAHRPSEWYETGWEKVESIRFLERDGERTLGQAAIQWLLYHDEMASVTPTFRTTDDIDEWAAAPDTPPLSDEEYDRVQALYADNFGIDRDDGMDALRSSVGGADLDGTGMKSAGD
- the radA gene encoding DNA repair and recombination protein RadA, which produces MSASEDLEDLPGVGPATAEKLKENGFDSYQGIAVASPGELSNTADIGESSAADIINAAREAADIGGFETGSTVLERREQIGKLTWGVEEVDELLGGGIETQSITEVYGEFGAGKSQVTHQIAVTVQTPAEHGGLEGSAIFIDSEDTFRPERIEQMVRGLDDEVMEDTMVLHGIAEEGEADATDEALFDALVESMLDKIHVAKAFNSNHQILLAEKAQEIASQSQDEEFPVRLLAVDSLTAHFRAEYVGRGELADRQQKLNKHLHDLMRVGDLNNTAVVVTNQVASNPDSFFGDPTQPIGGNILGHTSTFRMYLRKSKGNKRIVKLVDAPNLPDGEAVMRVEEGGLMDE
- the hisA gene encoding 1-(5-phosphoribosyl)-5-[(5-phosphoribosylamino)methylideneamino]imidazole-4-carboxamide isomerase, yielding MFPEFEVVPAVDMQDGQVVQLVGGERGTGKTYGDPVEAAQRWVDAGARTLHLVDLDGAFEGERQNADAIDAVLDAVGADVDVQLGGGIRTVEDAVSLLDRGVDRVILGTAAIENPDIVEAISAEHPGSVLVSLDAKDGEVVVAGWTEGTGLDPARAAQRYAELGAGGILFTDVDVEGQLEGVRTEPVRNVVEAVDIPVVASGGVATIDDVLELADTGAAAVVVGSALYQGAFTLEAAADAVEEHR
- a CDS encoding HalOD1 output domain-containing protein, coding for MEQGRSTTVLFVDDEPLELELYVDFFGRSAEVTPVGAGSAEEALETLMSTPVDCLVSDGIRTEDGRSFVSVAKERYPELRTILYSGSERDALPVKKVERYLRKGDQGNAGASLETLAAAVREVTTTSRTLEADGAGEEWNVLGNFSWDHETDVGSAIVRALAEHADRDVLEFPPLYDVVDSDALSRLLTGSFDRNTDQSVQVQFSYDDYQLRITADGILTCRSMVTGR